A portion of the Zootoca vivipara chromosome 6, rZooViv1.1, whole genome shotgun sequence genome contains these proteins:
- the PDCD5 gene encoding programmed cell death protein 5, producing MADEDLEKLRKQRMAELQAKHGDPSSDIAQQEAKQRESEMRNNVLAQLLDQAARARLSNLALVKPEKAKAVENYLIQMGRFGQLGGKVTEQGLIEILEKVSQQTDKKTTVKFNRRKVLDSDEED from the exons ATGGCGGACGAGGATCTGGAGAAGCTGCGCAAGCAGAGGATGGCCGAGCTGCAAGCCAAGCACGGG GATCCTTCCAGTGACATCGCACAGCAAGAAGCAAAACAGAG GGAATCAGAAATGAGGAATAACGTTTTGGCTCAGCTTTTGGATCAGGCAGCTCGTGCCAGAT taAGTAATTTAGCGCTTGTGAAACCAGAAAAGGCAAAAGCGGTGGAGAATTACCTCATACAGATGGGCAGGTTTGGACAGTTAGGTGGGAAG GTAACTGAACAAGGGTTGATAGAAATACTTGAAAAAGTGAGTCAGCAAACTGACAAGAAAACAACAGTAAAG TTCAACAGAAGGAAAGTTTTGGATTCTGATGAGGAAGATTAA